The genomic DNA GACCATGCAGCACTGAGCGCACCCGAACGGTGTTCAGGTCCTGGGGAGCCGCCACATGAACGCTGGCCGCACCCGTACGGCGAGCAGCATCGGGGCGATCTCGGGAGCTATGCCGTTCGAGCTCCCGCAGGGGTAGGGATTGCCCTTCGACGGACCCTCTCACGGCGCCGGCTACGAGGTCGGCCAATTGAACGAGTCGGCTCTTGCTGCTGTCGGAGAACCTCACAGATCCGAGTCTCGAAACAGGAAGACCTCTGCGGTCCCCTGCGCTCGGTTGCGCTGAATCCGGGCGCCAGATGGTATACAGCAGCCAGCCGGTCCGGCTCGTCGAAAGGAAGCGGCTTCAACAACACACCGTAAACCACACTGAAGATGGCCGTCGTAGCGCCGATCCCCAGCGCCAATGTCAGCACAGCGGTCGCCGTGAAGCCTGGAGTACGCAGAAGAGAGCGTGCGGCATTTCGGGTATCCCGCGCTGCTCGTTGGAGCGAAAGCAGACTACGAGAGTCACGATGCTCTTCCCGGATCCGTTCGATGCCCTCAAAGCACAACCGAGCCTGCCGCGCCGCCTTCGAACGTGATAGTCCCGCTGAAATCGCGTCCCGTTCAGCCAATTCCAGGTGTGC from Luteitalea sp. includes the following:
- a CDS encoding DUF3800 domain-containing protein gives rise to the protein MLYTIWRPDSAQPSAGDRRGLPVSRLGSVRFSDSSKSRLVQLADLVAGAVRGSVEGQSLPLRELERHSSRDRPDAARRTGAASVHVAAPQDLNTVRVRSVLHGRQALRRLPRR